tggTTGacggtccttttttttttctaatattcattccttcattcataaggacaaataaatgattctgataaatgaatatttcaaatataaaaatggaCAGTCAACCACGTTATGagcgttggtgttgcatagtttgtccaccagagggcgctgttggcaacactgattatttttttgttattgtgtttttgttcaaaggactttaagtttcatatcttaagtttgtatttgaatacattttatttatcagacctttaacatattttgtccctatgttgtgacaataaaacttattattattattattattattattattattatatataaataaataaataatgttagaGAAATctctttatgttttgttacgcatttctggattattttttttttctttttttctttttaacataaatatctgcatatcggatttttaaataaccaaatattcgtatcggtattGGCTTTAAAAATTGGTCTGGCGCTAGTTCGAATTAAAAGTTTACATCAGTTTAAGGCTTGGTAAtgacacattttctttcaatgttaatGTACAATTAAAgaaaggtttgtttttttctttcatcctaAAGGCTCCTTCAGTGacccctcttcttctctcccatCCCCTCCGGAGGGCGATAAGGTGTTTCTGGAGAAAAGCTTGTCTTATCTCCCTGCTGCCCTCTGAAGCAGTCATGTTTTATGGGTTGTAGTTCTTTTGTTTCCTTGTCGGCTGCCTCTCCCTGATCGCTCACACTCATTCCTCATGGAAGTTGTTTGAAGGCCTAGAATAGCTTTGGAAAAGaagcccccctcctcctcttcttcttcttctactcctCTGTTCCCTCTTTATTGAATCCCGCCTCCGTATCATTTatctctgccccccccctcccctttttccCTAGTTTGAGGGGGCCGTTAGGGGGcatcctcttttctctcccagCTGGGTTTGTTGACACAAAGTCAATCTACGGTTCCCTTTCACCTCTGCCATCCCTCTTTTTAACTCTCCCCCCCAACCCCTCAGCTCAACCCTCCGCTTTCCTTGAACAGTAAAGCTGCCACAGCTGTGGACTGTATTAGCATAGCTGCTAAGGAgcgcgggggtgggggggttgccTAATATATTGCAGCCATTACCTTTTGTTCAACAGTTGacagttttaaaacatttcagcTTCTCTCTGTGCGAAGGGAGTGAAGAGAAAAGGATAATTTCAGTGTAACAGCTTTTTAAATATGGGACACagaagttgggggggggggagggggggcaaaTGGAAAGTAAATGCCTGAAAATAAGTCAATATCTAATTAGTGCagttatacaaaaaaaaggttattagaatattttttcatttcGCATAACTATAACAGTGTTTTCATGTCTGACATTCATAATGTCATTAGGACAAATCCCGCTTTGTGCTGATGGCACAGAGGAAAAGAAACTAATATTACAGCTCGTAAGCAGTGATTGATGTTTCATTTAAGCTAAatgatttgtcttttttcttgctgTCAGCAGGTGTTGGGATGAACAGGTCCAGGTCCAGTTGGAATAAAAAAGCCCCCCAGCCCCCAGTCACCAGGATGACCCGCAGCTCCAGTTCACAGACCAGGCCCACCGACCCCACAGAGACCCAGGACTCTGGGCCGGGTCCGTATGGTAAACAACGAAGGAAGCAGACAGACTCTGCTTTGGCCCAGGACCTCAGTCAGATGAGTGTGAGTGGACTGGATGCTTTACCTACGAGGTGGGGACATACAGTATAGTAGTAACTtttacctcattatttttttaaatgtataaatgatAACATTACAGCAGTCAAATATGAAAACCTAGCAGAAGGCCACACTGTTGGATCACCCATTAATAAaccgagagagagaaaaaaacagaacgtgcatacataaatacacacatatctacatacaacaaaacaaaggcaTACCAGGTACAAATCCCCAGGTTGCAGTAGTAGCGATGTCTGGTCCAATATACAACTGGtctcacattttgaaatatCCATAACCCTTTGAACATGTTATAGTATAACTCTGCCACACTAGacgagttgttttttttctgtggtctaggcctgcacaattaatcgttataaaatcacaatctcAATTCaacctgttcacgatttaatttttaaataactttgatttaaaaaaatatatatacatactttgattctcatttaattttacaatccgactgcatcacaaacgctgctactttcttctgtgagttttaaacaaagactgtagaaaacagttttttttttctctgtgtttacaggcttgtgatGATGCGCAACGCTATAggtgcccaaaaaaaaaatcagtttggtactgccaattagttttgttttttcatgattttcatcaaattgtggcagagaattgtgatattaattataagcaaaaaaaatcgtgagtcatatttttccctgaatcgtgcaggcctactgtgGTCCAATTTAGACTGAGAGGCTGCACCCATGCTAGCGGCtttgtgaggctgtacttaggaCAGTAGTGTTTTGGCTAAATTCTAATATGAGCATTCTTACAATGACAATGCTGACATGTTAATGTTTAGCAAGTATAACTTAACCATGTGACCaattactttagttttacagataTTTGGTTGGAACCAAAGTATCGGACAATTtgaaatgttgacctgatgGTGGCTCTAGAGGAAAAATCAGGAAACCTTAACTGTCATTCAAATTATCATGTGGGAATCAATGGCTGTCTGTATAATATCAGTCTGTCAAGCACATATTGACATATTTCACAGGAAAAGTAACACTGCTTAGAAGAAAAGTCGGGGCATCTCCAGCACTCAGCAGACTTGACCAACGGGGGAGCATGCATGTCTCTACAATATTTCATCTTAATCCATACAATAGTTGATATTTCAATCTGGATCAAAGTGGTggaggaatgaatgaatgacactCGCCACTTCTTTTATTATTCCCAGCGGCAAAATGGAAACTTTACAGCAGGTTAGCAAATAAGACACAGAAAAATAATGTGCACAACACTATACAATGCTTATTGAAAGCAGCTTAAGAAACTAATTAGAAACTGCTTCTTCCAACTGAGGAGCATATCCAAACTTAGAACTTTGGTTTCAAAGGTTGAGTTGGAAAGGATCATCCATGCTTTTATGTCGTCTCGTTTAGATTATTGTAACTGTCTTTACCGTCTCCAGGCTGTTCATAACTCTGCTGCAGcgcttttaacccttgtgttgtcttccgcgttaaaattgaaaatcaacacttttgttgacgctttttatcgattttTCTtccgtttttgtcccttttttcaatgtttgtcactttttttgacatttaacactacgtaacactaacttatttactttagttttataattatttttggaatttatggtcaataaaccttatttataggaaattatacctaatgtttgagttagaaaagcagaaattaggaattatttagaccaaAATTAAAgggatggatgttgatggataagcacagactggaatatgtcaacttttactcactactatttcaaaaacacttcaatttgtttttcaaatgctataaaattgaataagacaccccaaaattgatgaaagtagagatttgtacttggcaaagaccGTTGtgaggaatcaatcatgttattttggggaattaaaaagaacatggatataggaaaacgggtcaatttgacccgaagacaacatgagggttaacttgtTTTGGCATCACTTCACTAGTTACCAGTTTATTTTcgaattcatttaaaaattctGGTTTTTACTTTTAGAGCCTTCTTCTTATGTATCTAACCTGATACAGCGTCACACTTTCTCCCAGAGTCTGAGGCCATCAGGTCAGATGTTGTCAGTGGTCCCCCGCACtcattttaaaaccagagggGATGGATTATTTCAGGGAGTGGCACCCGAGCTGTGGAATGTACTGCCCTCTCTTTACGTTGTTCAAATTCTGTTGATTCTTTCAAAAAGCAGTATTCAAACAGGCTTTTACTTAGACAAGGGTTTTTATGTACCCGTTTTCCTTtgcatgtattttatttattgtatttcaccTTTTTGTGAAGGACTATGTAATTTataagtgctatataaataaactttacttacttacttaaataAATGAGAGGGATATGAttactgtacatatactgtacatgtgtaatgatgactgtaaaatgacaaaatggcTATTTAATATATTCTAACGGAGGACAGCATTTAAGTGTTTTCCTCCGCCCAACGTTAAAACCCAAGGAATTTTGTAGTGCTTGCGATACCTCATGCCAGaagttttgaatgttttttttttttttttttttgaagagatAATAAGCAGTGAGTGAGGCTTTGTTTTTCAATTAGGACGTGATGCGAAGGAGTGCCTTCAGTTTACTGCACTGACTAGAAGATAAATGAGTCTTGTCCTATCACAGACGCTTATAGAAGTTGAATTAAGTCAGGCATCCCTCCACATCTCTTATTTATATCGGAATATTTAGTTCTTTTCCCCAATATCTTTCTTGAACTGTTTATCGCCCGCAAAGTACGTGCAGTAGTCATAGAGGGGCTTAACAGACAGAAATAATGTATCTTTCTTTATACAGTATAATCCCTAATTTGCTAgtatctaaaaacaaaaacaaaatcctgtTTGGGGAGTTTATATGCCTCTGGgtttacattataaaaaatcTTTTGCAAGTAATTATGTCAGGGATTGTCCTAATTAGATCGGGATGTTTTATGTCTTTTCTTGTCCTGCTCTCCAGTGAAGGACAGATGTCCAAAGGTAACTGTGGCCCTGTGCAAGCTGGTCAGTCCTTTGGGTCCATGTCTAGTCTGGGCAGTCCATCTGCGTTAGCAGCCAAGTCCTCATCCCGGGGCGGTCTAGCCTCTGTGGCTCGACTGGTGAAGCTTGGCCGCTGTAAgaatgtggtggtggtggccgGAGCAGGAATCAGCACAGCCAGCGGCATCCCAGACTTCAGGTTGGTTGTTTTTAGGTTTTGTTCTCTCTATATCCTCATCTTTCTCTTCATCTTCTACCATTACAGTATATGAGTCGTTAACCTATTTAGTGGATATAGAAAAAAATTACGAGTAGGACATTTCTTGTTAGCTGCTCTCTCATTGAAGCTTTACCATAATACCCAAAATGTACATGTCAAAATGCCTGTATTTCCACATTTTCAGGACTCCAGGAACAGGCCTTTATGCCAACATGGAGAAGTACAACATCCCTTACCCTGAAGCTATTTTCAACATTGACTACTTCTCCAACGACCCGCAGCCTTTCTTCTCCCTGGCCAAGGCTCTGTATCCTGGCAGCCACCGACCAAACTACATACACTACTTTATCCGCATGCTTCATCACAAAGGCCTGCTGCTCAGAATGTACACCCAGAACATCGACGGACTGGAGAAACGTGAGtgagaccttttttttaaagggaacgttaaaaacaacaactctgtACTGGAAAATGTTCAATATTTAAATGTCACATGTAACGGGTAAATGTAAATCCAAATGCATCCCTTTCAACTACTAACCTAAAAGCATTTTTAACATACATGTAAGCAGACAGAAATGAATAACTTTCATTGAAGACGTTTACTTTCAATTATCAGGGAAAACATACCGCATAACAGCATTcttgtacatgtacagtatgtccctGAACGCACCACCTGGAAACATACTAGATGTGTacaaagctttttctttttcacaaccAATAAGTAGTTGTGTTGTACTGACTGCTACCCTGTCAATGccagtctgttttgtttttgaaagctGGATGTCCTAGTTTGCTCTTAACATCCGTTAACATTTTATAACTTTCTTTCAAGTGTGTGGCATCCCAGATGACAAACTTGTGGAAGCTCATGGTAGTTTTGCCACAGCTTCCTGTCACCTGTGCTACACCGCATACTCTGCTGAGGAGGCTAAGGTATGTCTTACATGAccccatgttaaaaaaacattcaaatttagAAAAGTAATACACTTTATTTGCTGTTGGAGTAATGCtttcttctttgtttgttttgcagcGTGCCATAATGAACGACACTGTCCCCATATGCACATTCTGCTCTGCAACAGTCAAAcctgatgttgtgttttttggagaGGACCTTCCACAGAAGTATTTCCTCCACACTAAAGACTTCCCCAAAGCAGACCTGCTAATCATTATGGGCACATCTTTACAGGTAAACATTTCTAATATCTACATTCAAGATTCATTATAATCTTTAAATGGGttagaatacattttttgagTAGATAGTAAATAAAGCTTGTTGTTTCAGATTGAGCCATTTGCCAGCCTGGTGAACACTGTGCGGTCCACTGTGCCACGTCTCCTCCTGAACCGACATGCTGTGGGTCCCTTTGAGAAGGTCCCACCGCGGAGAGGAGACCACATGGAGCTGGGTGACCTGGTAGACACAGTGCAGAGGTTCTCTGAAATGCTGGGCTGGAACGATGAGATTGAGGAGCTGATGAGGTGTCAGGAAATATTGGTGGGTTCAATGTCAAACACAAggccttttatttaaaaagaaaaattgttGCAGGCTATGCATGAAGTTCTAAGTCTCTGGgttatttattattcttatcTTTTGCTAAATTAAAAGGGAAGTGgggaaatataatatatatatatatatatatatatatatatatatatatataatataatacaacacacacacacacacacaccacacacacacaccacacacacacacacacacacacacacacacacacacagtgtgtttcCTTGGTCCATACACTGTATGTAGTAGATACCGACCACGATTATTTaggggattgctccggtgccgctgGAAGATCCGCTGGATGTCGCTcatttttggccggatgtcacctttagctttctttgtgttggcattctaaactccggtcgatttatgaggactatggtaaactgttcctcagatctctctAGACaatctgtcaaatctgagttttctgttgcaatggctaaaacaacttttgaaagaGCACGTTCCAACaagctatttagcagaggcaccgttgttGCGTCCGACGCTTTGCGCCACCCAAGgcaattgggattggtttaaaacaAATGCTGTGTGTGGATTAGCTAGACCCTCGACTGCAgtactgtggaggaaggtttggcaatgcgagactacccataatgcaacaACTCGACCTCCAACAGCTCAGTCAGAGATTCATGTGTGTTATGCAAGTAGTGGGGATGTAGCCTCAATCCTCGAGCAAAGATGAAGAGTGGGCTACGAggtcttttaacttttttaactcCACACCCccatattttcttcattttcaaacttGCAGTCTTCAACTCTAACTGAAGTGCACTCAAATGACAGCACTTGAAGCAATTTATCAGACTTCACACAGCTCCCTCTGGAGCCACATAtgcagtaaatgtaaatggactaaGTAGCGCTccccttttattattattaattattattgttattgacaCTTGTGCTGACTATGGCAATAATTTCCCTTTCTGCAGAGCATCCCTACATTAATAAGCAGCCCTGGGTCAGTAAGCGGACAGCCATCTTGTCAGAGCAGAGGAGCTCCAGAGCCTCCAGGTGGGATGGAGACATCCAGGTCCAGACCAGGAGGTCAACGAGCAGCCAGCAGCGGCAGCGAAGAGACCGACTCCGAGACAGACAGCAAGAGCTCTACATCATCCAGCCTGAGCAACTGACGCCGCATGTTTCATAACCGATGACACTGGAAATGTTTTCTCTGTCCTTAGTTCAGACTAAGACTGTTCTCCTGTtaactatatacacacactttacTTTTCATCTGGTTAAGTTCTAGTGGCAAAATGTTTTTGGAGTTAGTGTGTCATGTtcatatgtaaataaaaacaaatcagtttATCAAGCATATTTAAAGCACTTATTACAGAGGGACCATCCAGAACACTAGTAAATGTATTTCTAAAGCctttaataaatgttcttcAGGTGTTTTATACGTTCCATGTCAGTAAACTAGTTAATGTTATATAACAGGACAACACTGTATTTTAAACTATATTTAATAAAAGCATTGTGTAATTTgcatcttgtttattttttgaatatttatgTAGTACTgcatgggtaaaaaaaaaaaactattcatatTCTCCAGTTTATTAACATTTCAGTGGAAGCCTCTCTACATAAAATAAGTGTGGtgctatttacagtatataaagtgcaaaaagaacaaaattatTACCATATTTCCAGATGGCGAAGTGAAAAACATGCAGGTTTGATTTATCCAACTAGCATTGTGTAAGGAAGACAAAGGCATTtacacaagagaaaaaaaaacagtgatacAGATGCATGACAAATTGAAAGGtacaaatttaaagaaagaagtGGAAAAATATAACTGCCACTGAACGGTTTGATGATGAATGAACGTTTAGTGAAACTTATGCTCTGGCCTGttgcagtcaccagatctcttTGTGAAGGAGCACTAAGGTTGTCCTAGTGGCTTGTGTTGGCAACACGTCACTTAGACACGTAATGTTGGTTTTCCCTTTAATTTGTGACCCGTCTGTATATCAGACCTTTCATGGCTTTCCaagctaaaaaaacaatttcctcATTCACAAGAAATTCAGGAAGGCAACTCAAAGTTAAGTATTTTGTGCCTGTGGGAGGCCAACTAATTTAAGTATTTCTTTAATTCTAATTATCTGAGTTATTGTGCGTGTGAGTAGGCAGTAGTGGTGATAGGTTAAAAGTTGTGTGTACATGATTATTCACTATTAAAACGAGTGAACCGACACGGACTCTTGTAATAACATGTTCTCTGATTAAAGCAATATTCTGTTTCTCTGGATTGTAATTAGCAATTTGTTTTAATACAACAAAACGTATCCAAAGAATGGTTTCAGTTAGTTCGGGAGCCAAATCTACCAACCATGACTTATTTCAGAACTGGCAgcttttacatttaattaaattgtactaaacacaaagaaatattCAGTTTATACAAGACGGTAaactttgttttgatttgtatAAAATTAGCAAAAATTTCAATCTAGAAAAAGCCCCCACATCACTGAGAACTGATTTAAA
This genomic stretch from Etheostoma spectabile isolate EspeVRDwgs_2016 chromosome 8, UIUC_Espe_1.0, whole genome shotgun sequence harbors:
- the si:dkey-103i16.6 gene encoding NAD-dependent protein deacetylase sirtuin-3; the protein is MNRSRSSWNKKAPQPPVTRMTRSSSSQTRPTDPTETQDSGPGPYGKQRRKQTDSALAQDLSQMSVSGLDALPTSEGQMSKGNCGPVQAGQSFGSMSSLGSPSALAAKSSSRGGLASVARLVKLGRCKNVVVVAGAGISTASGIPDFRTPGTGLYANMEKYNIPYPEAIFNIDYFSNDPQPFFSLAKALYPGSHRPNYIHYFIRMLHHKGLLLRMYTQNIDGLEKLCGIPDDKLVEAHGSFATASCHLCYTAYSAEEAKRAIMNDTVPICTFCSATVKPDVVFFGEDLPQKYFLHTKDFPKADLLIIMGTSLQIEPFASLVNTVRSTVPRLLLNRHAVGPFEKVPPRRGDHMELGDLVDTVQRFSEMLGWNDEIEELMRCQEILSIPTLISSPGSVSGQPSCQSRGAPEPPGGMETSRSRPGGQRAASSGSEETDSETDSKSSTSSSLSN